One Agrococcus jenensis genomic region harbors:
- the pdxY gene encoding pyridoxal kinase PdxY, protein MRFLSIQSHVAYGHVGNSAAVFPLQRIGHEVWPVLTVNFSNHTGYGSWGGPLIPADDVRAVVQGIEDRGVLGTVDGVLSGYLGGEEIVDVVIDAVARVKAANPSATYTCDPVMGNATSGCFVAPTIPPLIREKALPHADILTPNQFELGFMTETSPDTIDSTLESADRVRDLGPRTVLVTSVLRPDREDDTIEMLAVDDEGAWILQTPRLPFKANGSGDVTSAVFTALYRETGSAATALERTASSVFDLLQATLDSGERELRLVQAQDAFAHPRMQFRARQVR, encoded by the coding sequence ATGAGGTTCCTGTCGATCCAGTCGCACGTCGCCTACGGCCACGTCGGCAACTCCGCCGCCGTCTTCCCGCTCCAGCGCATCGGCCACGAGGTGTGGCCCGTGCTCACCGTCAACTTCTCGAACCACACGGGCTACGGCTCGTGGGGCGGCCCGCTCATCCCGGCCGACGACGTGCGCGCCGTCGTGCAGGGCATCGAGGACCGCGGCGTGCTCGGCACCGTCGACGGTGTGCTCTCGGGCTACCTGGGCGGCGAGGAGATCGTCGACGTCGTCATCGACGCGGTCGCGCGAGTCAAGGCCGCGAACCCGTCGGCGACCTACACGTGCGATCCCGTGATGGGCAACGCCACCTCCGGCTGCTTCGTCGCGCCGACGATCCCGCCGCTCATCCGCGAGAAGGCGCTCCCCCACGCCGACATCCTCACGCCGAACCAGTTCGAGCTCGGCTTCATGACCGAGACGTCGCCCGACACGATCGACTCGACGCTCGAGTCTGCCGACCGCGTGCGCGACCTCGGGCCCCGCACGGTGCTCGTCACGAGCGTGCTGCGGCCCGACCGCGAGGACGACACCATCGAGATGCTCGCCGTCGACGACGAGGGCGCCTGGATCCTGCAGACGCCCCGCCTGCCGTTCAAGGCGAACGGCTCGGGCGACGTCACGAGCGCCGTCTTCACCGCGCTCTACCGCGAGACCGGCTCGGCCGCGACGGCGCTCGAGCGCACCGCGTCGAGCGTCTTCGACCTGCTGCAGGCGACGCTCGACTCGGGCGAGCGCGAGCTGCGCCTCGTGCAGGCGCAGGACGCGTTCGCGCACCCGCGGATGCAGTTCCGCGCGCGGCAGGTGCGCTAG
- a CDS encoding MFS transporter, whose amino-acid sequence MQLTPPRRLAALFTLALGGFGIGTTEFATMGILPLVAADLVPGFGADPASGIAHAGWIITAYALGVVVGAPLVSIWAARMSQRTLVLLLVAAFAVANLASGLMPTFELTLVSRFLAAIPHGAYFGVASLLAARIMGPGRQGAGVALALSGLTIANVIGVPLGTWLGQVAGWRWTYVAVAVIFAATLALALAFLPRVPGDPTRSARRELTAFRNPRLWLMIAVACIGFGGFFAVYSYAAEIVTRVALLPESAIAWLLATVGLGMTIGNIIGGWASDKSIRRTIMTAFPLFIVTLVLLALLGAMPVALYVLAFCFGGSSSALIPTIQARIIRTAGEAELLGAATNHAAFNVGNALGAALGGAVIAAGFGYLAPAWLGVVLAAIGFALALWSLRVDRGPDTAAHSIVATVLGPTTAGIEVIDR is encoded by the coding sequence ATGCAGCTCACTCCCCCTCGACGCCTCGCCGCGCTCTTCACCCTCGCGCTCGGCGGATTCGGCATCGGCACCACCGAGTTCGCGACCATGGGCATCCTCCCGCTCGTCGCGGCCGACCTCGTGCCGGGCTTCGGCGCCGATCCGGCGTCGGGCATCGCCCACGCCGGCTGGATCATCACCGCCTACGCGCTCGGTGTCGTCGTGGGCGCCCCGCTCGTGTCGATCTGGGCGGCGCGGATGTCGCAGCGCACGCTCGTGCTGCTGCTCGTCGCCGCGTTCGCCGTCGCCAACCTCGCGAGCGGGCTCATGCCCACCTTCGAGCTCACGCTCGTCAGCCGCTTCCTCGCCGCGATCCCGCACGGCGCCTACTTCGGCGTCGCCTCCCTGCTCGCGGCGCGCATCATGGGGCCCGGCAGGCAGGGCGCCGGCGTCGCGCTCGCGCTCTCGGGCCTCACGATCGCGAACGTGATCGGCGTGCCGCTCGGCACCTGGCTCGGCCAGGTCGCCGGCTGGCGCTGGACCTACGTCGCGGTCGCCGTGATCTTCGCCGCCACGCTCGCCCTCGCGCTCGCCTTCCTGCCGCGCGTCCCCGGCGACCCGACGCGCAGCGCGCGCCGCGAGCTCACGGCCTTCCGCAACCCGCGGCTGTGGCTCATGATCGCCGTCGCGTGCATCGGCTTCGGCGGCTTCTTCGCCGTCTACTCCTACGCGGCCGAGATCGTCACGCGCGTGGCGCTGCTCCCGGAGTCGGCGATCGCCTGGCTGCTCGCGACCGTCGGCCTCGGCATGACGATCGGCAACATCATCGGCGGCTGGGCGAGCGACAAGAGCATCCGCCGCACGATCATGACCGCGTTCCCGCTCTTCATCGTCACGCTCGTGCTGCTCGCGCTGCTCGGCGCGATGCCGGTCGCGCTCTACGTGCTCGCCTTCTGCTTCGGCGGCTCGAGCTCCGCGCTGATCCCGACCATCCAGGCCCGCATCATCCGCACCGCTGGCGAGGCCGAGCTGCTGGGCGCCGCGACGAACCACGCGGCCTTCAACGTGGGCAACGCGCTCGGCGCGGCGCTCGGCGGCGCGGTCATCGCGGCGGGCTTCGGCTACCTCGCGCCCGCGTGGCTCGGCGTCGTGCTCGCCGCCATCGGCTTCGCGCTCGCGCTCTGGAGCCTGCGCGTCGACCGCGGCCCGGACACCGCCGCGCACTCGATCGTCGCCACCGTACTCGGGCCCACCACCGCGGGCATCGAGGTGATCGACCGATGA
- the cmk gene encoding (d)CMP kinase — MSRSSTVVAIDGPAGSGKSSVARAVARELGFRFLDTGAAYRAIAWLVLERGGSTDDEPTVIAALEGLDVDVTVDAAGQRVTIAGHDVTEPIRTERISAAVSGVARVQAVRAAVNERFRAIIRDAEPGIVAEGRDITTVVAPDADVRVLLTADEAVRIRRRFGDVGGDHQQVGARLTARDAADSTVSDFMTAADGVTVVDSTDLTFDETVEAIVRLVTEESHD, encoded by the coding sequence GAGCCGATCGAGCACGGTCGTCGCGATCGACGGGCCCGCGGGCAGCGGCAAGTCGTCGGTCGCGCGCGCGGTCGCGCGCGAGCTCGGCTTCCGCTTCCTCGACACCGGCGCCGCCTACCGGGCGATCGCCTGGCTCGTGCTCGAGCGCGGCGGCTCGACCGACGACGAGCCGACCGTCATCGCGGCCCTCGAGGGGCTCGACGTCGACGTCACCGTCGACGCGGCCGGTCAGCGCGTCACGATCGCGGGCCACGACGTGACCGAGCCGATCCGCACCGAGCGCATCTCCGCCGCAGTCTCGGGCGTGGCCCGCGTGCAGGCCGTGCGCGCCGCCGTCAACGAGCGCTTCCGCGCGATCATCCGCGACGCCGAGCCCGGCATCGTCGCGGAGGGTCGCGACATCACCACCGTCGTCGCGCCCGACGCCGACGTGCGGGTGCTGCTCACCGCCGACGAGGCCGTGCGCATCCGTCGCCGCTTCGGCGACGTGGGCGGCGACCACCAGCAGGTCGGCGCCAGGCTGACCGCCCGCGACGCCGCCGACTCGACGGTGTCCGACTTCATGACCGCAGCCGACGGCGTGACCGTCGTCGACTCCACCGACCTGACCTTCGACGAGACGGTCGAGGCCATCGTGCGCCTCGTGACCGAGGAGAGCCATGACTGA
- a CDS encoding DUF2017 family protein, producing MKSWQTDGDGAACSMLAEEADMLATLGRQVLGLHRAVIDRTAVESDPVMARLYPDAYEDAADAAEFRRFASGDIAYARMQSMTRMVVDLESALPTEEGGDVVRIEVDAAGADAWLRALGEVRLVLHVRTGQDRAELPDDVTDDDIAQLRDVIDWVGFVQGTLLEALDGRMQG from the coding sequence GTGAAGTCCTGGCAGACCGACGGCGACGGCGCCGCGTGCTCGATGCTCGCGGAGGAGGCCGACATGCTCGCGACGCTCGGCCGCCAGGTGCTCGGGCTGCACCGCGCCGTCATCGACCGCACGGCCGTCGAGTCCGACCCCGTGATGGCCCGGCTCTACCCGGACGCCTACGAGGATGCCGCCGACGCGGCCGAGTTCCGCCGCTTCGCCTCCGGCGACATCGCCTACGCGCGCATGCAGTCGATGACCCGCATGGTCGTCGACCTCGAGTCGGCGCTGCCGACCGAGGAGGGCGGCGACGTCGTGCGCATCGAGGTCGACGCGGCGGGCGCGGATGCGTGGCTGCGCGCGCTCGGCGAGGTGCGGCTCGTGCTGCACGTGCGCACCGGGCAGGACAGGGCGGAGCTGCCCGACGACGTCACCGACGACGACATCGCGCAGCTGCGCGACGTGATCGACTGGGTCGGCTTCGTGCAGGGGACGCTGCTCGAGGCGCTGGATGGGAGGATGCAGGGATGA
- a CDS encoding siderophore-interacting protein: MAGPERVAAVAPKFVELEVLSNQQVSPHIRRVTLGGDEVHAMTPQGYDQWFRFFMRREDQDELRVPKSPSTWFPQYLAMRASHRPWIRNYTVRDFRLDSGELDIDFVCHEDPGPGAAWAIAARPGERAVLLDEGLLYNDDGLEGEVLMVGDESVLPAIAGICGSLADDARGTAVIEIGHRDDIQDFARPAGIDIRWVERGDVREGQAALEELRGLRMPEEFGYAYNAGEQSLATGARRHLVRDRGIDKRRITFTGYWKLGKSYVD; the protein is encoded by the coding sequence ATGGCGGGACCAGAGCGCGTCGCAGCAGTCGCACCGAAGTTCGTCGAGCTCGAGGTGCTCAGCAACCAGCAGGTGTCGCCGCACATCCGTCGCGTCACCCTCGGTGGCGACGAGGTGCACGCGATGACGCCGCAGGGCTACGACCAGTGGTTCCGCTTCTTCATGCGCCGCGAGGACCAGGACGAGCTGCGCGTGCCGAAGAGCCCGTCGACCTGGTTCCCGCAGTACCTGGCGATGCGCGCATCGCACCGGCCGTGGATCCGCAACTACACGGTGCGCGACTTCCGCCTCGACTCCGGCGAGCTCGACATCGACTTCGTCTGCCACGAGGACCCGGGCCCCGGCGCCGCGTGGGCGATCGCCGCGCGGCCGGGCGAGCGCGCCGTGCTGCTCGACGAGGGCCTGCTCTACAACGACGACGGCCTCGAGGGCGAGGTGCTCATGGTCGGCGACGAGTCGGTGCTGCCGGCGATCGCGGGCATCTGCGGCTCGCTCGCCGACGACGCGCGCGGCACCGCGGTCATCGAGATCGGCCACCGCGACGACATCCAGGACTTCGCCCGCCCGGCCGGCATCGACATCCGCTGGGTCGAGCGCGGCGACGTGCGCGAGGGCCAGGCGGCGCTCGAGGAGCTGCGCGGCCTGCGGATGCCCGAGGAGTTCGGCTACGCGTACAACGCTGGCGAGCAGTCGCTCGCGACCGGCGCCCGCCGCCACCTCGTGCGCGACCGCGGCATCGACAAGCGCCGCATCACGTTCACCGGCTACTGGAAGCTCGGCAAGTCCTACGTCGACTGA
- a CDS encoding amidohydrolase family protein, which translates to MAEEARLARIANVRPWGGAAVDLELDGDRIGAIVPHDPAAPPSPGRTLEGRGLLALPSIVNAHAHVDKSWLGLPWQPYGGEGGTDGRIRHERARRAELGIPSVERTAAVLDAHARHGTTILRTHVDVDLELGTRGIEVVREAVAAYGGAIEATIVAFPQDGVLRRPGVLALLDEAAAAGAEHVGGLDPASIDRDPVGQLDGIFAIAERHGVGIDIHLHDAAELGAFQLELIVERTQALGLEGRVNIAHGFAIAQLPDARRRDLLQAMGELGITFTTVAPLRLPQLPLHELDAAGVGFAFGTDGIRDLWSPYGTGDTLGIAWQYARASSLVRDEDLHRVVEIATRGAGRFAGREQHDLVVGARADVVLVEAEHAMDALVRVPPRLAVVGGGRLLHG; encoded by the coding sequence ATGGCTGAGGAGGCGCGGCTCGCACGGATCGCGAACGTGCGGCCATGGGGCGGTGCCGCCGTCGACCTCGAGCTCGACGGGGACCGGATCGGCGCCATCGTGCCGCACGACCCCGCGGCGCCTCCCTCGCCGGGACGGACGCTGGAGGGTCGGGGGCTCCTCGCGCTGCCCTCGATCGTCAACGCGCACGCCCACGTCGACAAGTCGTGGCTCGGGCTGCCGTGGCAGCCGTACGGGGGCGAGGGGGGCACCGACGGGCGCATCCGCCACGAGCGCGCGCGGCGCGCCGAGCTGGGCATCCCGAGCGTGGAGCGCACGGCGGCCGTGCTCGACGCGCACGCGCGCCACGGGACGACGATCCTGCGCACGCACGTCGACGTCGACCTCGAGCTCGGCACGCGCGGCATCGAGGTCGTGCGCGAGGCGGTCGCGGCCTACGGCGGCGCCATCGAGGCGACGATCGTCGCCTTCCCTCAGGACGGGGTGCTGCGGCGGCCAGGCGTGCTGGCGCTGCTCGACGAGGCCGCGGCGGCCGGGGCCGAGCACGTCGGCGGGCTCGACCCGGCATCGATCGATCGCGACCCGGTCGGCCAGCTCGACGGCATCTTCGCCATCGCCGAGCGCCACGGCGTCGGCATCGACATCCACCTGCACGACGCCGCCGAGCTCGGCGCCTTCCAGCTCGAGCTCATCGTCGAGCGCACGCAGGCGCTCGGGCTCGAGGGGCGCGTCAACATCGCCCACGGCTTCGCCATCGCCCAGCTGCCCGACGCGCGCCGGCGGGACCTGCTGCAGGCGATGGGCGAGCTCGGCATCACCTTCACCACCGTCGCGCCGCTGCGGCTCCCGCAGCTGCCGCTCCACGAGCTCGACGCGGCCGGCGTGGGGTTCGCGTTCGGGACCGACGGCATCCGCGACCTGTGGAGCCCCTACGGCACCGGCGACACGCTGGGGATCGCGTGGCAGTACGCGCGCGCGTCGTCGCTCGTGCGCGACGAGGACCTGCACCGCGTGGTCGAGATCGCCACGCGGGGCGCCGGGCGGTTCGCGGGCCGCGAGCAGCACGACCTCGTCGTCGGCGCTCGAGCGGATGTCGTGCTCGTCGAGGCGGAGCATGCGATGGATGCGCTCGTGCGCGTGCCGCCGCGGCTCGCCGTGGTCGGAGGCGGGCGGCTGCTCCATGGCTGA
- a CDS encoding ATP-dependent Clp protease adaptor ClpS, with product MSEVEQPSDTWSTVLWDDEVTLQPYVVHVLMHRFGLTRERALELMELAQRDGRAVVAHGAREEQEMHVAGLHGDGLLATLERAAS from the coding sequence ATGAGCGAGGTCGAGCAGCCCAGCGACACCTGGTCGACCGTGCTGTGGGACGACGAGGTGACGCTGCAGCCCTACGTCGTGCATGTGCTGATGCACCGGTTCGGCCTCACCCGCGAGCGTGCGCTCGAGCTCATGGAGCTCGCGCAGCGCGACGGCCGCGCCGTCGTCGCGCACGGCGCCCGCGAGGAGCAGGAGATGCACGTCGCCGGCCTCCACGGCGACGGGCTGCTCGCGACGCTCGAGCGGGCCGCCTCGTGA
- a CDS encoding acetyl-CoA C-acetyltransferase, which yields MADAFILDTLRTPRGRRRGALAEVHPVRLAGGLLASLEARGVPGDRIDDVVLGTVSAVGEQGGVLARAAVHAAGLPDAVPGMQVNRYCASGLEAVTAAAARIAAGFDDLIVAGGVEAMTRVPLGSDGGPYATDASALEPWSLIPQGVSADAIAALDGFSRDDVDRFALQSQQRAAAAWDAQRFARSIVPVVDGDGGVLLDRDEHPRAGTSLEGLAGLAPAFAAFGEGGFDEVVRQRHPELSRIDHVHTAGNSSGIVDGAGLVVIASEAAAASLGLAPRARIVAATSIGSDPTLMLTGPVAATERVLARAGLGIDDIDLFEVNEAFASVVLHWMRETGVDADRTNVNGGAIAMGHPLGATGAMLLGTALDELERRGGRRALVTLCVGGGMASAMVIERV from the coding sequence ATGGCTGACGCCTTCATCCTCGACACCCTGCGCACGCCGCGCGGCCGGCGCCGCGGCGCGCTCGCCGAGGTGCACCCCGTCCGGCTCGCGGGTGGGCTGCTCGCCTCGCTCGAGGCGCGCGGCGTCCCCGGCGACCGGATCGACGACGTCGTGCTCGGGACGGTCTCGGCCGTGGGGGAGCAGGGTGGCGTGCTCGCGCGCGCGGCCGTCCACGCGGCCGGACTGCCGGACGCGGTGCCGGGGATGCAGGTGAACCGCTACTGCGCATCCGGCCTCGAGGCCGTCACGGCTGCGGCCGCGCGCATCGCGGCCGGCTTCGACGACCTGATCGTCGCTGGTGGCGTCGAGGCGATGACGCGCGTGCCGCTCGGCAGCGATGGCGGCCCCTATGCGACCGATGCGAGCGCGCTCGAGCCGTGGAGCCTCATCCCGCAGGGCGTGAGTGCCGACGCGATCGCCGCGCTCGACGGCTTCAGCCGCGACGACGTCGACCGCTTCGCGCTGCAGTCGCAGCAGCGCGCGGCGGCGGCCTGGGACGCGCAGCGCTTCGCGCGGTCGATCGTGCCGGTCGTCGACGGCGACGGCGGCGTGCTGCTCGACCGCGACGAGCATCCGCGCGCCGGCACGAGCCTCGAGGGGCTCGCCGGCCTGGCGCCCGCGTTCGCAGCCTTCGGCGAGGGCGGCTTCGATGAGGTCGTGCGGCAGCGGCACCCGGAGCTCTCCCGCATCGACCACGTGCACACCGCGGGCAACTCGTCGGGCATCGTCGACGGCGCCGGGCTCGTGGTGATCGCGAGCGAGGCCGCGGCCGCATCGCTCGGTCTCGCGCCGCGTGCTCGGATCGTGGCCGCGACCTCGATCGGCTCGGACCCGACGCTCATGCTCACCGGGCCCGTCGCCGCCACCGAGCGCGTGCTCGCCCGGGCAGGGCTCGGCATCGACGACATCGACCTCTTCGAGGTCAACGAGGCCTTCGCATCCGTCGTGCTGCACTGGATGCGCGAGACGGGCGTCGACGCCGACCGGACGAACGTGAACGGCGGCGCGATCGCGATGGGGCATCCGCTCGGCGCGACCGGCGCGATGCTGCTCGGCACCGCGCTCGACGAGCTCGAGCGGCGCGGTGGCCGGCGCGCGCTCGTGACGCTGTGCGTGGGCGGCGGCATGGCCTCGGCGATGGTGATCGAGCGGGTCTGA
- a CDS encoding glyceraldehyde-3-phosphate dehydrogenase, whose translation MPTTSSTAVDTAHQAWLDRLALAESAVPILGRLYRERDVVTHVHGKKLVNQSPVDILKAHRWARRVDERVLSIDDSIRVLRIVDELGLRGISLDLGLILGEAPADGFEAWVREHVAELPSWSQDDSTDVVLYGFGRIGRLLARILIGHAGSGLGLRLRAIVVRRGGEDDLEKRASLLRRDSVHGAFQGTIEIDREASTILANGTLIQVIYSDDPTTVDYAAHGIDRAIVVDNTGRWRDEAGLAQHLQRPGVERVVLTAPGKSPLKNIVFGVNHDDIAATDTIVTAASCTTNAITPVLQVVHEAYGIEHGHVETVHSYTNDQNLIDNFHKGARRGRSAALNMVLTETGAAKAVAKALPALEGKLTGNAIRVPTPDVSMAILNLTLERPVARDQVNELLRQTSLTGALRAQIDFTDSAEVVSTDFVGNNRAGIVDGLATIATGRHLVLYVWYDNEYGYSSQVVRVIEHMADQMAKARQLLPA comes from the coding sequence GTGCCCACGACGTCATCCACCGCAGTCGACACCGCCCACCAGGCGTGGCTCGACCGCCTCGCCCTCGCAGAGTCCGCGGTGCCGATCCTCGGCCGCCTGTACCGGGAGCGCGACGTCGTCACGCACGTGCACGGCAAGAAGCTCGTCAACCAGTCGCCGGTCGACATCCTGAAGGCCCACCGGTGGGCCCGCCGCGTCGACGAGCGCGTGCTGAGCATCGACGACTCGATCCGCGTGCTGCGCATCGTCGACGAGCTCGGCCTCCGAGGCATCTCCCTCGACCTGGGGCTGATCCTCGGCGAAGCGCCGGCGGACGGCTTCGAGGCATGGGTGCGCGAGCACGTCGCCGAGCTGCCGTCGTGGTCGCAGGACGACTCGACCGACGTCGTGCTCTACGGCTTCGGCCGCATCGGTCGCCTGCTCGCCCGCATCCTCATCGGTCACGCCGGCAGCGGCCTGGGGCTGCGCCTGCGCGCGATCGTGGTGCGCCGCGGCGGCGAGGACGACCTCGAGAAGCGCGCGAGCCTGCTGCGCCGCGACTCCGTGCACGGCGCCTTCCAGGGGACGATCGAGATCGACCGCGAGGCGTCGACGATCCTCGCGAACGGCACGCTCATCCAGGTCATCTACTCCGACGACCCGACCACGGTCGACTACGCGGCGCACGGCATCGACCGCGCGATCGTCGTGGACAACACCGGCCGGTGGCGCGACGAGGCCGGGCTCGCCCAGCACCTGCAGCGCCCGGGCGTCGAGCGCGTCGTGCTGACCGCGCCCGGCAAGAGCCCGCTCAAGAACATCGTCTTCGGCGTCAACCACGACGACATCGCGGCGACCGACACCATCGTCACCGCGGCGTCGTGCACGACGAACGCGATCACGCCGGTGCTGCAGGTCGTCCACGAGGCGTACGGCATCGAGCACGGCCACGTCGAGACGGTGCACTCGTACACGAACGACCAGAACCTCATCGACAACTTCCACAAGGGCGCGCGCCGCGGCCGCTCGGCGGCGCTCAACATGGTGCTCACCGAGACCGGCGCGGCGAAGGCGGTCGCGAAGGCGCTGCCCGCCCTCGAGGGCAAGCTGACGGGCAACGCGATCCGCGTGCCGACGCCCGACGTGTCGATGGCGATCCTCAACCTGACGCTCGAGCGGCCCGTCGCCCGCGACCAGGTGAACGAGCTGCTGCGGCAGACGTCGCTCACCGGCGCGCTGCGGGCGCAGATCGACTTCACCGACTCCGCCGAGGTCGTCTCCACCGACTTCGTCGGCAACAACCGGGCAGGCATCGTCGACGGCCTCGCGACGATCGCGACGGGCCGGCACCTCGTGCTCTACGTCTGGTACGACAACGAGTACGGCTACTCGTCGCAGGTCGTGCGCGTGATCGAGCACATGGCCGACCAGATGGCCAAGGCGCGGCAGCTGCTGCCCGCCTGA
- the der gene encoding ribosome biogenesis GTPase Der: MTDENFASDDAIDATDATDPAETEEARVSALRAGLADYELDDEDAALLDLADAGPDAIRIMPALPVLAIVGRPNVGKSALVNRILGRREAVVEDTPGVTRDRVSYKAEWSGRQFTLVDTGGWEPDARGIDKSVAQQAEIAVDLADAVLFVVDVNVGPTSTDEHVVRMLRQSNRPVLLVANKSDDARKDLEASSLWSLGLGEPIPVSAVHGRGVADMLDLAMEKLPEISAVAKEEIGGPRRVAILGRPNVGKSSLLNKAAGEERVVVNEMAGTTRDPVDEQIELGGRVWRFVDTAGIRRRVHLQQGADFYATLRTQAALEKAEVAVVMLDVTEPLSEQDVRIVDLVLESGRALVLAFNKWDQLDDERRRYLEREIEQDLAHVDWAPRVNISARTGRHLEKLVPALEQALESWDTRIPTGKLNAFIAEIVAAHPHPLRGGKQPRILFATQASTRPPTFVLFTTGFLDPQYRRFITRRLREDYGFEGSPIQVNMRVREKRERRT, translated from the coding sequence ATGACTGACGAGAACTTCGCGTCCGACGACGCCATCGACGCCACCGACGCCACTGACCCGGCCGAGACCGAGGAGGCACGCGTCTCCGCGCTGCGCGCCGGCCTCGCCGACTACGAGCTCGACGACGAGGACGCCGCCCTCCTCGACCTGGCCGACGCGGGCCCTGACGCGATCCGCATCATGCCGGCGCTGCCGGTGCTCGCGATCGTCGGCCGCCCGAACGTGGGCAAGTCCGCGCTCGTGAACCGCATCCTCGGCCGCCGCGAGGCCGTCGTCGAGGACACGCCGGGCGTGACGCGCGACCGCGTCTCCTACAAGGCGGAGTGGTCCGGTCGCCAGTTCACGCTCGTCGACACGGGCGGGTGGGAGCCCGACGCGCGCGGCATCGACAAGTCGGTCGCGCAGCAGGCCGAGATCGCCGTCGACCTCGCCGACGCGGTGCTCTTCGTCGTCGACGTCAACGTCGGCCCGACCTCGACCGACGAGCACGTCGTGCGGATGCTGCGTCAGTCGAACCGGCCCGTGCTGCTGGTCGCCAACAAGTCCGACGACGCGCGCAAGGACCTCGAGGCCTCGTCGCTGTGGAGCCTCGGCCTCGGCGAGCCGATCCCGGTCTCGGCCGTGCACGGCCGCGGCGTCGCCGACATGCTCGACCTCGCGATGGAGAAGCTGCCCGAGATCTCGGCGGTCGCGAAGGAGGAGATCGGCGGACCCCGCCGCGTCGCCATCCTCGGACGCCCGAACGTCGGCAAGTCGAGCCTGCTCAACAAGGCGGCCGGCGAGGAGCGGGTCGTCGTCAACGAGATGGCGGGCACGACGCGCGACCCCGTCGACGAGCAGATCGAGCTCGGCGGCCGGGTGTGGCGCTTCGTCGACACGGCAGGCATCCGCCGCCGGGTGCACCTGCAGCAGGGTGCCGACTTCTACGCGACGCTGCGCACGCAGGCCGCGCTCGAGAAGGCCGAGGTCGCGGTCGTGATGCTCGACGTCACGGAGCCGCTCTCGGAGCAGGACGTGCGCATCGTCGACCTCGTGCTCGAGTCGGGCCGCGCGCTCGTGCTCGCCTTCAACAAGTGGGACCAGCTCGACGACGAGCGCCGGCGCTACCTCGAGCGCGAGATCGAGCAGGACCTCGCGCACGTCGACTGGGCGCCGCGCGTGAACATCTCGGCGCGCACCGGCCGCCACCTCGAGAAGCTCGTGCCCGCGCTCGAGCAGGCGCTCGAGTCGTGGGACACGCGCATCCCGACGGGCAAGCTCAACGCCTTCATCGCCGAGATCGTCGCCGCCCACCCGCACCCGCTGCGCGGCGGCAAGCAGCCGCGCATCCTCTTCGCGACGCAGGCCTCGACCAGGCCGCCGACCTTCGTGCTCTTCACGACGGGCTTCCTCGACCCGCAGTACCGCCGCTTCATCACGCGTCGCCTGCGCGAGGACTACGGCTTCGAAGGGTCGCCGATCCAGGTGAACATGCGCGTGCGCGAGAAGCGCGAGCGCCGCACGTAG
- a CDS encoding FBP domain-containing protein, translating into MREVTETELRACFVNATPRELDQLPIPGLHETIWAEREYLGWRDPHSSRLGYMVLWQGDRLVGLVVRAAPGGMRPGIAAMCALCHSTQPATQVRMFSARLAGPGGDTGSSIGTYICEDLSCSHIIRTGPPHLLNRDRIASRAEGLHGRVTGFAARVERALREALDG; encoded by the coding sequence ATGCGCGAGGTGACCGAGACCGAGCTCCGGGCGTGCTTCGTGAACGCCACGCCGCGCGAGCTCGACCAGCTGCCCATCCCCGGTCTGCACGAGACGATCTGGGCCGAGCGGGAGTACCTGGGCTGGCGAGACCCGCACTCGTCGCGGCTCGGCTACATGGTGCTCTGGCAGGGCGACCGGCTCGTCGGGCTCGTCGTGCGCGCCGCACCCGGCGGCATGCGGCCCGGCATCGCTGCGATGTGCGCCCTGTGCCACTCGACGCAGCCCGCGACGCAGGTCCGCATGTTCAGCGCCCGGCTCGCCGGACCCGGCGGCGACACCGGGAGCTCGATCGGCACCTACATCTGCGAGGACCTGTCGTGCTCGCACATCATCCGCACCGGGCCGCCGCACCTCCTGAACCGCGACCGGATCGCGTCGCGCGCCGAGGGGCTGCACGGTCGCGTGACCGGCTTCGCCGCACGCGTCGAGCGCGCGCTGCGCGAGGCGCTGGACGGCTGA